A single region of the Chiroxiphia lanceolata isolate bChiLan1 chromosome 22, bChiLan1.pri, whole genome shotgun sequence genome encodes:
- the SH2D5 gene encoding SH2 domain-containing protein 5 isoform X2 produces MAHALRRILYSTCCLADRQFAFVARNPHSPPSTLFCHLFVGLPGEVQTLHLLLCRCFQLCHLLAHPEEQAGEGEPPGPGVLREPLNPDEVSRNVNALVSFRRLPAPAGLGSLGTGDRRPEAEGRAGSWRPGNPYCSPVLVRKKAIRSKVLRSGAYRDCGAEGQLHQPPRDAAAAGWESKGARSLALLPENESVLAESVWAFAGIARDAGVALLRWDVPGAFLLRPEPGLPKRWCLWVRAPCGVVSYGLLRTHQGRFCVEHSNAEFASVAALLAHYSGAPGGCFCRLAPGHRNPGYEERDPGGGAGACGGESAWAPSAPIGVQHERG; encoded by the exons ATGGCCCACGCTCTCCGCCGGATCCTGTACAGCACGTGCTGCCTCGCCGACCGCCAGTTCGCCTTCGTGGCCCGCaacccccacagcccccccagcaccctcttCTGCCACCTCTTCGTGGGGCTCCCGGGAGAG GTCCAGACCCTGCACCTCCTGCTCTGCcgctgcttccagctctgccacctcctggCGCACCCCGAGGAGCAGGCGGGCGAGGGGGagcccccggggccgggggtgcTGCGGGAGCCCCTCAACCCCGACGAGGTGTCTCGCAACGTCAACGCTCTGGTGTCGTTCCGGCGCCTGCCCGCGCCCGCCGGCCTCGGCTCgctgggcacaggg gacCGGCGGCCGGAGGCAGAGGGTAGAGCCGGCTCCTGGCGCCCGGGGAACCCCTACTGCTCCCCGGTGCTGGTGCGCAAGAAAGCCATTCGCAGCAAAGTGCTGCGCTCGGGGGCCTACCGGGACTGCGGGGccgaggggcagctccaccAGCCGCCCCGCGACGCCG CGGCGGCGGGATGGGAGAGCAAAGGCGCGCGGAGCTTGGCCCTCCTGCCCGAGAACGAGAGCGTCCTCGCCGAGAGCGTGTGGGCCTTCGCCGGCATCGCCAG GGACGCGGGGGTCGCGCTGCTGCGGTGGGACGTGCCCGGAGCGTTCCTGCTGCGCCCCGAGCCCGGGCTGCCCAAGCGCTGGTGCCTGTGGGTGCGGGCGCCCTGCGGCGTCGTGTCCTATGGCCTCCTCAGGACACACCAGGGAAGGTTCTGCGTGGAG CACTCCAACGCCGAGTTCGCCAGCGTGGCCGCCCTCCTGGCCCACTACTCGGGGGCGCCGGGGGGCTGCTTCTGCCGCCTGGCCCCCGGCCACCGCAACCCCGGCTACGAGGAGCGGGaccccggcggcggggccggcgcctGCGGGGGGGAGTCCGCCTGGGCCCCCTCTGCCCCCATCGGAGTGCAGCACGAGCGGGGGTAG
- the SH2D5 gene encoding SH2 domain-containing protein 5 isoform X1 has protein sequence MKKKPSNGRGPDPAAPQQRARGVTKPAEYVGSFVVEELDLQQRGGRLEEQLRTLKDCPRRRLVVLRFSLQGLKVYGADGETLLMAHALRRILYSTCCLADRQFAFVARNPHSPPSTLFCHLFVGLPGEVQTLHLLLCRCFQLCHLLAHPEEQAGEGEPPGPGVLREPLNPDEVSRNVNALVSFRRLPAPAGLGSLGTGDRRPEAEGRAGSWRPGNPYCSPVLVRKKAIRSKVLRSGAYRDCGAEGQLHQPPRDAAAAGWESKGARSLALLPENESVLAESVWAFAGIARDAGVALLRWDVPGAFLLRPEPGLPKRWCLWVRAPCGVVSYGLLRTHQGRFCVEHSNAEFASVAALLAHYSGAPGGCFCRLAPGHRNPGYEERDPGGGAGACGGESAWAPSAPIGVQHERG, from the exons ATGAAGAAGAAGCCGTCCAACGGGCGGGGGCCTGACCCTGCGGCCCCCCAACAGCGAGCCCGAGGTGTCACCAAGCCAGCAGAG TACGTGGGTTCCTTCGTGGTGGAGGAGCTGGACCTGCAGCAGCGGGGGGGGcggctggaggagcagctgcgGACACTGAAG GACTGTCCCAGGAGGAGGTTGGTGGTGCTGAGGTTCAGTTTGCAGGGTTTGAAGGTCTACGGCGCTGACGGGGAG ACCCTGCTGATGGCCCACGCTCTCCGCCGGATCCTGTACAGCACGTGCTGCCTCGCCGACCGCCAGTTCGCCTTCGTGGCCCGCaacccccacagcccccccagcaccctcttCTGCCACCTCTTCGTGGGGCTCCCGGGAGAG GTCCAGACCCTGCACCTCCTGCTCTGCcgctgcttccagctctgccacctcctggCGCACCCCGAGGAGCAGGCGGGCGAGGGGGagcccccggggccgggggtgcTGCGGGAGCCCCTCAACCCCGACGAGGTGTCTCGCAACGTCAACGCTCTGGTGTCGTTCCGGCGCCTGCCCGCGCCCGCCGGCCTCGGCTCgctgggcacaggg gacCGGCGGCCGGAGGCAGAGGGTAGAGCCGGCTCCTGGCGCCCGGGGAACCCCTACTGCTCCCCGGTGCTGGTGCGCAAGAAAGCCATTCGCAGCAAAGTGCTGCGCTCGGGGGCCTACCGGGACTGCGGGGccgaggggcagctccaccAGCCGCCCCGCGACGCCG CGGCGGCGGGATGGGAGAGCAAAGGCGCGCGGAGCTTGGCCCTCCTGCCCGAGAACGAGAGCGTCCTCGCCGAGAGCGTGTGGGCCTTCGCCGGCATCGCCAG GGACGCGGGGGTCGCGCTGCTGCGGTGGGACGTGCCCGGAGCGTTCCTGCTGCGCCCCGAGCCCGGGCTGCCCAAGCGCTGGTGCCTGTGGGTGCGGGCGCCCTGCGGCGTCGTGTCCTATGGCCTCCTCAGGACACACCAGGGAAGGTTCTGCGTGGAG CACTCCAACGCCGAGTTCGCCAGCGTGGCCGCCCTCCTGGCCCACTACTCGGGGGCGCCGGGGGGCTGCTTCTGCCGCCTGGCCCCCGGCCACCGCAACCCCGGCTACGAGGAGCGGGaccccggcggcggggccggcgcctGCGGGGGGGAGTCCGCCTGGGCCCCCTCTGCCCCCATCGGAGTGCAGCACGAGCGGGGGTAG
- the HP1BP3 gene encoding heterochromatin protein 1-binding protein 3 isoform X1 yields the protein MATDLSEAEPVHHKALPLLTGAQLIHTDKLSEKAEDDTMPIRRSVNSASRETPPKSKPAEGEEVKADAEVTSEESASAGEEQETETLPAASNEAEQPKEPENEGKGETKSSEETKKDEKDQSKEKEKKVKKTIPAWATLSASQLARAQKQTQMAATSRPKMDAILTEAIRACFQKSGASVVAIRKYIIHKYPSLELERRGYLLKQALKRELERGIIRQVKGKGASGSFVVVSNAGKTVPKARDRKKSTSAPTAEQQVKLEDVLPLAFTRLCEPKEASYSLIKKYVSQYYPKLKVDVRPQLLKNALQRAVEKGQLEQITGKGASGTFQLKKSGEKPLLGGTLMEDAILSAIVAMNEPKTCSTTALKKYILENYPGTNSNFQVHLLKRTLQKCEKNGWMEQISGKGFSGTFQLCFPYYPSPDVLYPEKQQDEDSEESDEEEEEESEEEEESEEEESEEEEPPPKKRMQKRPPPKSRSRAPPMKRRESKPKPRKTPAARRGKAKPPPKVKTPAKKAKPAAPAIKKPSGGSSSKKPAASGRKEVKPSAKGKSTMRKSLRAKK from the exons atggcGACTGATCTGTCTGAAGCTGAACCCGTGCATCATAAGGCGCTTCCACTCTTAACGGGAGCTCAGCTGATCCACACGGACAAGTTAAGTGAG AAAGCTGAAGACGACACGATGCCAATCCGCCGCTCCGTGAATTCCGCTTCCCGGGAAACTCCTCCCAAGAGCAAACCTGCCGAGGGGGAAGAGGTCAAAGCAG ATGCAGAAGTCACCTCTGAGGAATCTGCCTCTGCTGGAGAGGAACAAGAGACTGAAACCCTGCCTGCTGCATCCAATGAAGCAGAACAGCCAAAGGAACCTGAGAatgaagggaagggggaaacaAAGTCCTCAGAAGAAACCAAAAAGGA TGAGAAGGATCAGTccaaggagaaggagaagaaggtgaAGAAGACCATCCCTGCGTGGGCCACGCTCTCTGCCAGCCAGCTGGCCCGGGCACAGAAGCAGACCCAGATGGCAGCCACCTCCCGGCCCAAAATGGATGCCATTTTAACCGAGGCCATCAGG gCCTGCTTTCAGAAGAGTGGCGCCTCGGTCGTTGCAATAAGGAAATACATCATCCACAAATACccttccctggagctggagaggagagggtATCTCCTGAAGCAAGCACTGaaaagggagctggagagggggatCATTAGGCAG GTGAAAGGAAAGGGAGCTTCTGGGAGCTTTGTGGTGGTGTCTAATGCAGGAAAAACTGTTCCAAAAGCCAGAGACAGAAAG AAAAGCACCTCCGCCCCgactgcagagcagcaggtgaAGCTGGAGGACGTCCTGCCCCTGGCCTTCACCCGCCTGTGTGAGCCCAAGGAAGCTTCTTACAGCCTGATCAAGAAATACGTGTCTCAGTATTACCCCAAACTCAAAGTAGATGTAAG gCCCCAGCTGTTGAAGAATGCCCTGCAAAGAGCTGTAGAGAAGGGCCAGTTAGAGCAGATCACAGGGAAAGGAGCGTCTGGGACATTCCAG CTGAAGAAATCAGGGGAGAAGCCCCTGCTGGGTGGGACTCTGATGGAAGACGCCATCCTGTCTGCTATTGTGGCCATGAACGAACCGAAGACCTGCTCCACCACAGCGCTGAAGAAGTATATCCTGGAAAATTACCCAGGGACCAACTCCAACTTCCAGG tgCATCTACTGAAGAGAACCCTGCAGAAATGTGAGAAGAATGGCTGGATGGAGCAAATTTCTGGCAAGGGCTTCAGTGGAACCTTTCAGCTTTGCTTCCCTTATTATCCCAG CCCAGATGTGCTCTacccagagaagcagcaggatgaggacTCCGAGGAATCtgatgaggaagaagaggaggaatctgaggaggaagaagaatcTGAAGAGGAAGAGTCTGAGGAGGAAGAGCCCCCACCAAAGAAGAG GATGCAGAAGAGGCCACCTCCCAAATCCCGGAGCAGGGCCCCTCCGATGAAGCGAAGAGAGTCCAAACCCAAGCCAAGGAAAACCCCCGCAGCCCGCCGGGGGAAAGCAAAGCCCCCTCCCAAGGTTAAAACCCCTGCTAAGAAAGCCaaaccagcagccccagccatcAAGAAACCCTCTGGTGGCAGCTCTTCCAAGAAACCAGCAGCCAGCGGGAGGAAGGAAGTGAAACCCTCTGCTAAGGGCAAATCCACCATGAGGAAATCTCTCCGggcaaaaaagtaa
- the HP1BP3 gene encoding heterochromatin protein 1-binding protein 3 isoform X2 — translation MPIRRSVNSASRETPPKSKPAEGEEVKADAEVTSEESASAGEEQETETLPAASNEAEQPKEPENEGKGETKSSEETKKDEKDQSKEKEKKVKKTIPAWATLSASQLARAQKQTQMAATSRPKMDAILTEAIRACFQKSGASVVAIRKYIIHKYPSLELERRGYLLKQALKRELERGIIRQVKGKGASGSFVVVSNAGKTVPKARDRKKSTSAPTAEQQVKLEDVLPLAFTRLCEPKEASYSLIKKYVSQYYPKLKVDVRPQLLKNALQRAVEKGQLEQITGKGASGTFQLKKSGEKPLLGGTLMEDAILSAIVAMNEPKTCSTTALKKYILENYPGTNSNFQVHLLKRTLQKCEKNGWMEQISGKGFSGTFQLCFPYYPSPDVLYPEKQQDEDSEESDEEEEEESEEEEESEEEESEEEEPPPKKRMQKRPPPKSRSRAPPMKRRESKPKPRKTPAARRGKAKPPPKVKTPAKKAKPAAPAIKKPSGGSSSKKPAASGRKEVKPSAKGKSTMRKSLRAKK, via the exons ATGCCAATCCGCCGCTCCGTGAATTCCGCTTCCCGGGAAACTCCTCCCAAGAGCAAACCTGCCGAGGGGGAAGAGGTCAAAGCAG ATGCAGAAGTCACCTCTGAGGAATCTGCCTCTGCTGGAGAGGAACAAGAGACTGAAACCCTGCCTGCTGCATCCAATGAAGCAGAACAGCCAAAGGAACCTGAGAatgaagggaagggggaaacaAAGTCCTCAGAAGAAACCAAAAAGGA TGAGAAGGATCAGTccaaggagaaggagaagaaggtgaAGAAGACCATCCCTGCGTGGGCCACGCTCTCTGCCAGCCAGCTGGCCCGGGCACAGAAGCAGACCCAGATGGCAGCCACCTCCCGGCCCAAAATGGATGCCATTTTAACCGAGGCCATCAGG gCCTGCTTTCAGAAGAGTGGCGCCTCGGTCGTTGCAATAAGGAAATACATCATCCACAAATACccttccctggagctggagaggagagggtATCTCCTGAAGCAAGCACTGaaaagggagctggagagggggatCATTAGGCAG GTGAAAGGAAAGGGAGCTTCTGGGAGCTTTGTGGTGGTGTCTAATGCAGGAAAAACTGTTCCAAAAGCCAGAGACAGAAAG AAAAGCACCTCCGCCCCgactgcagagcagcaggtgaAGCTGGAGGACGTCCTGCCCCTGGCCTTCACCCGCCTGTGTGAGCCCAAGGAAGCTTCTTACAGCCTGATCAAGAAATACGTGTCTCAGTATTACCCCAAACTCAAAGTAGATGTAAG gCCCCAGCTGTTGAAGAATGCCCTGCAAAGAGCTGTAGAGAAGGGCCAGTTAGAGCAGATCACAGGGAAAGGAGCGTCTGGGACATTCCAG CTGAAGAAATCAGGGGAGAAGCCCCTGCTGGGTGGGACTCTGATGGAAGACGCCATCCTGTCTGCTATTGTGGCCATGAACGAACCGAAGACCTGCTCCACCACAGCGCTGAAGAAGTATATCCTGGAAAATTACCCAGGGACCAACTCCAACTTCCAGG tgCATCTACTGAAGAGAACCCTGCAGAAATGTGAGAAGAATGGCTGGATGGAGCAAATTTCTGGCAAGGGCTTCAGTGGAACCTTTCAGCTTTGCTTCCCTTATTATCCCAG CCCAGATGTGCTCTacccagagaagcagcaggatgaggacTCCGAGGAATCtgatgaggaagaagaggaggaatctgaggaggaagaagaatcTGAAGAGGAAGAGTCTGAGGAGGAAGAGCCCCCACCAAAGAAGAG GATGCAGAAGAGGCCACCTCCCAAATCCCGGAGCAGGGCCCCTCCGATGAAGCGAAGAGAGTCCAAACCCAAGCCAAGGAAAACCCCCGCAGCCCGCCGGGGGAAAGCAAAGCCCCCTCCCAAGGTTAAAACCCCTGCTAAGAAAGCCaaaccagcagccccagccatcAAGAAACCCTCTGGTGGCAGCTCTTCCAAGAAACCAGCAGCCAGCGGGAGGAAGGAAGTGAAACCCTCTGCTAAGGGCAAATCCACCATGAGGAAATCTCTCCGggcaaaaaagtaa
- the HP1BP3 gene encoding heterochromatin protein 1-binding protein 3 isoform X3, whose translation MATDLSEAEPVHHKALPLLTGAQLIHTDKLSEKAEDDTMPIRRSVNSASRETPPKSKPAEGEEVKADAEVTSEESASAGEEQETETLPAASNEAEQPKEPENEGKGETKSSEETKKDEKDQSKEKEKKVKKTIPAWATLSASQLARAQKQTQMAATSRPKMDAILTEAIRACFQKSGASVVAIRKYIIHKYPSLELERRGYLLKQALKRELERGIIRQVKGKGASGSFVVVSNAGKTVPKARDRKKSTSAPTAEQQVKLEDVLPLAFTRLCEPKEASYSLIKKYVSQYYPKLKVDVRPQLLKNALQRAVEKGQLEQITGKGASGTFQERRPTWCRGVVLTWFGRILS comes from the exons atggcGACTGATCTGTCTGAAGCTGAACCCGTGCATCATAAGGCGCTTCCACTCTTAACGGGAGCTCAGCTGATCCACACGGACAAGTTAAGTGAG AAAGCTGAAGACGACACGATGCCAATCCGCCGCTCCGTGAATTCCGCTTCCCGGGAAACTCCTCCCAAGAGCAAACCTGCCGAGGGGGAAGAGGTCAAAGCAG ATGCAGAAGTCACCTCTGAGGAATCTGCCTCTGCTGGAGAGGAACAAGAGACTGAAACCCTGCCTGCTGCATCCAATGAAGCAGAACAGCCAAAGGAACCTGAGAatgaagggaagggggaaacaAAGTCCTCAGAAGAAACCAAAAAGGA TGAGAAGGATCAGTccaaggagaaggagaagaaggtgaAGAAGACCATCCCTGCGTGGGCCACGCTCTCTGCCAGCCAGCTGGCCCGGGCACAGAAGCAGACCCAGATGGCAGCCACCTCCCGGCCCAAAATGGATGCCATTTTAACCGAGGCCATCAGG gCCTGCTTTCAGAAGAGTGGCGCCTCGGTCGTTGCAATAAGGAAATACATCATCCACAAATACccttccctggagctggagaggagagggtATCTCCTGAAGCAAGCACTGaaaagggagctggagagggggatCATTAGGCAG GTGAAAGGAAAGGGAGCTTCTGGGAGCTTTGTGGTGGTGTCTAATGCAGGAAAAACTGTTCCAAAAGCCAGAGACAGAAAG AAAAGCACCTCCGCCCCgactgcagagcagcaggtgaAGCTGGAGGACGTCCTGCCCCTGGCCTTCACCCGCCTGTGTGAGCCCAAGGAAGCTTCTTACAGCCTGATCAAGAAATACGTGTCTCAGTATTACCCCAAACTCAAAGTAGATGTAAG gCCCCAGCTGTTGAAGAATGCCCTGCAAAGAGCTGTAGAGAAGGGCCAGTTAGAGCAGATCACAGGGAAAGGAGCGTCTGGGACATTCCAG GAGCGCCGACCCACCTGGTGCAGAGGAGTTGTCCTGACCTGGTTTGGGAGAATTTTGTCTTGa